One Spiroplasma endosymbiont of Cantharis nigra DNA segment encodes these proteins:
- the pyrH gene encoding UMP kinase, translated as MALKFKRVLLKISGEALKGNGDIYDKERLDAVAKQVIELTKQGLQIGIVIGGGNIWRGKLADTLELFRIEADYMGMLATIMNALAFEATLRKLGFDKVKVYSSLEIKTVTSSYNYRNAREKLDEGYVTIFAGGTGYSYFTTDTGASIRAIEIKADALLMAKNGTKGVYDSDPNTNSQAKFLKKLTHNDLVAGNLQVMDSTAAALSRDGKLEIVVFDMNGADNIIKIAHGELESTVIK; from the coding sequence ATGGCACTAAAATTTAAAAGAGTTCTATTGAAAATATCTGGAGAAGCCTTAAAAGGAAATGGAGACATTTATGATAAGGAAAGACTAGATGCTGTTGCAAAGCAAGTAATTGAATTAACTAAGCAAGGTTTGCAAATTGGAATTGTAATTGGTGGGGGAAATATTTGAAGAGGAAAATTAGCAGATACTCTTGAATTATTTAGAATTGAAGCAGATTATATGGGAATGTTAGCAACAATTATGAATGCGTTGGCATTTGAAGCTACATTAAGAAAATTAGGATTTGATAAAGTCAAAGTTTATTCATCTTTGGAAATTAAAACTGTAACAAGTTCATATAACTATAGAAATGCAAGAGAAAAACTTGATGAAGGTTATGTAACAATATTTGCTGGAGGAACTGGATATAGTTACTTCACAACAGATACTGGAGCAAGTATTAGAGCAATTGAAATTAAAGCGGACGCTTTATTAATGGCTAAAAATGGAACTAAAGGAGTTTATGATTCTGATCCAAATACTAATTCTCAAGCAAAATTTTTAAAAAAATTAACACATAATGATTTAGTTGCAGGAAACTTACAAGTTATGGACTCAACGGCTGCAGCATTATCAAGAGATGGCAAATTGGAAATTGTTGTCTTTGATATGAATGGTGCAGACAACATTATCAAAATTGCACATGGTGAATTAGAAAGCACTGTAATTAAATAA
- a CDS encoding amino acid permease, with product MKNKKMGFWTVLALTLTATIGSSLLVTFNQVFMMVGNNPLLMILAWIIGGIIILPETFLMVEPAISFQENGTTYSWLRKANWKVMSFWFGWVLTLFVSATAIASSCLALSTIIMSMAKADNIYLLKTISILILLLIGGTQIFLKNSSQVSQIIFLVIKALPILFVMILALVYGSTNGLLSNKEMNQGLGQAYISSSLLIPAITMTMFSYSGTEVPTYVAGEIKNAEKTTPRVIICGVIIVITIYLIYGIALLSLASSGDEMANGNQGLLAFSKLPYWSKITFNVLAILLFIGSINAFLLYQTRLIYKMAEEKDLSKPFLKTSKWSNQPYMAMLLLIGCAILYIIFNQIVELLAYFSLAVSALKILMTTNVIYLRLKEPTYKKIYKNWLFWIFVTFAYLTCLLTLGGSMMLMLSATKRADIWKPILVILLVILIVPIGFLKFYLQEKQTKKEVVDNKQI from the coding sequence ATGAAAAATAAGAAAATGGGTTTTTGAACTGTGTTAGCTTTGACATTAACAGCAACAATTGGTTCAAGTTTACTTGTTACTTTTAATCAAGTTTTTATGATGGTTGGTAATAATCCATTGCTTATGATATTAGCTTGAATTATTGGGGGAATAATAATTCTTCCTGAAACATTTTTAATGGTAGAACCTGCAATTTCTTTTCAAGAAAATGGAACTACTTATAGTTGATTAAGAAAAGCAAATTGAAAAGTTATGAGTTTTTGATTTGGCTGAGTTTTAACATTATTTGTATCAGCAACTGCAATAGCAAGTAGTTGCTTAGCTTTATCTACAATTATTATGAGTATGGCAAAAGCTGATAATATTTACTTATTAAAGACTATATCAATTTTAATTTTATTATTAATTGGGGGAACTCAAATATTTTTAAAAAATAGTAGTCAAGTAAGTCAAATAATTTTTTTAGTAATTAAAGCATTACCTATATTATTTGTAATGATATTAGCTTTAGTTTATGGTTCAACTAATGGGCTTTTAAGTAATAAGGAAATGAATCAAGGTTTAGGTCAAGCATATATTTCATCATCTTTATTAATTCCAGCAATTACAATGACTATGTTTTCATATTCGGGTACAGAAGTACCAACTTATGTAGCAGGAGAAATTAAAAATGCAGAAAAAACTACACCAAGAGTAATTATTTGTGGTGTGATAATTGTTATTACAATTTATTTAATATATGGGATTGCTTTGTTATCTTTAGCCTCATCAGGTGATGAAATGGCAAATGGTAATCAAGGATTATTGGCTTTTTCTAAATTACCTTATTGATCAAAAATAACTTTTAATGTTTTAGCAATTTTATTATTTATTGGTTCAATTAATGCATTTTTGTTATATCAAACAAGATTGATATATAAAATGGCAGAAGAAAAAGATTTATCTAAGCCATTTTTAAAAACTTCTAAATGATCAAATCAACCATATATGGCTATGTTACTTTTAATTGGCTGTGCTATATTGTATATAATTTTTAATCAAATTGTTGAATTATTAGCATATTTTTCATTAGCAGTAAGCGCATTAAAAATATTAATGACAACTAATGTAATCTACTTAAGATTAAAAGAACCTACTTATAAGAAAATTTATAAAAATTGACTATTTTGAATATTTGTTACTTTTGCATATTTAACTTGTCTATTAACACTTGGAGGCTCAATGATGTTAATGTTAAGTGCAACAAAAAGGGCTGATATTTGAAAACCGATTTTAGTTATATTGTTAGTTATTTTAATTGTTCCAATAGGTTTTTTAAAATTCTATTTACAAGAAAAGCAAACAAAAAAGGAAGTTGTTGATAATAAACAGATTTAA
- a CDS encoding alpha/beta hydrolase, giving the protein MSKNIKKYKYNFSRILLTIILIPLILIKSKRDFKIYKDFCYTYPRSEKERNIGQYPNITSKLNCLDYHYWDLKKMSLKEESFKKNDIKEYKLKTKKGDISYIKAINKKSNNWVIALHGWTEDKYLALRLVYHYFKKGYNILSFDAFAHGESYGKYTDIGYSSIEMLDEIISDLKINNNVKNIGLIGNSMGASTSILYSQKGLFKNEISWVVADCGFNKIKYQYRYYIQNNFFKKAWWFNGLNYTKKFSKITKTNQNSYNLIKNMKFNKDVPIFFIHAIGDTFIPYEMSLDMYNKKISLEKNKRSILWTPEGSEHVNVIVDYNEEYINRTLEFSKESERIKNEK; this is encoded by the coding sequence ATGTCTAAAAATATAAAAAAATATAAGTATAATTTTTCAAGAATTTTACTTACAATTATTTTAATTCCTTTAATTTTAATAAAATCAAAAAGGGATTTTAAAATATATAAGGATTTTTGTTATACATATCCAAGATCTGAAAAAGAGAGGAATATTGGTCAGTATCCAAATATTACAAGTAAATTGAATTGTTTAGATTATCACTATTGAGATTTAAAAAAAATGAGTTTAAAAGAGGAATCATTTAAAAAAAATGATATTAAAGAGTATAAGTTGAAAACCAAAAAAGGAGATATAAGTTATATTAAAGCTATAAATAAGAAAAGCAATAATTGAGTAATTGCTTTACATGGTTGAACTGAAGATAAATATTTAGCTTTAAGACTTGTTTACCACTATTTTAAAAAGGGATATAATATTTTATCTTTTGATGCATTTGCACATGGAGAGAGCTATGGCAAATATACTGATATTGGTTATTCAAGTATTGAAATGCTAGATGAAATTATAAGTGATTTGAAAATTAACAATAATGTTAAAAATATTGGTTTAATTGGTAATAGCATGGGCGCTTCAACTTCTATTCTGTATTCTCAAAAAGGTCTTTTTAAAAATGAAATAAGTTGAGTAGTTGCTGATTGTGGTTTTAATAAAATTAAATATCAATATCGTTATTATATTCAAAATAATTTTTTTAAAAAAGCTTGATGATTTAATGGTTTAAATTATACTAAGAAGTTTAGTAAAATTACAAAAACTAATCAAAATAGTTACAATTTAATTAAAAATATGAAATTTAATAAGGATGTACCAATATTTTTTATACATGCTATTGGTGATACATTTATTCCTTATGAAATGAGTTTAGATATGTATAATAAAAAAATCTCTTTAGAAAAAAATAAAAGAAGTATATTATGAACACCAGAGGGTTCTGAACATGTAAATGTAATTGTAGATTATAATGAAGAGTACATAAATAGAACTTTAGAGTTTTCAAAGGAAAGCGAGAGAATAAAAAATGAAAAATAA
- a CDS encoding energy-coupled thiamine transporter ThiT — protein sequence MNKKIIKLSITLSTIRILICLGLVIWAIITIIEAGDQNGSLLLGKIITISFCFSLFFVLFTLINFSLILNIILDKDNFNKKNIMALAFITLNLETLIYYLSKQDFKFKKIKMKRWTIFDITSISLLLALYFSIGFVTGLIPPMPFYITLTFKYIPLFFGAFILSISASITLCFLAATLSILLPGAYLQFWQFFFDYWLPTLLIFTAGFFTPNVKTNKMITKIGVWFAFISIPIIFLYFSRVTSGVVYWLNPNKIEVINKEFNWANNIGYSFIYNSINTIFDYILLIICIPSICESLWTVKDRFFYNRNLTQEEYTE from the coding sequence ATGAATAAAAAAATTATAAAATTATCAATAACTTTATCTACAATAAGAATATTAATTTGCTTAGGATTAGTGATTTGAGCAATTATTACAATTATTGAGGCAGGAGATCAAAACGGTAGTCTATTACTTGGAAAAATAATAACAATCTCTTTTTGTTTTTCCTTATTTTTTGTTTTATTTACTTTAATAAATTTTTCACTAATTCTTAATATTATCCTAGATAAGGATAATTTTAATAAAAAAAATATAATGGCCTTAGCTTTTATTACTTTAAATTTAGAGACTTTAATTTACTATTTAAGTAAACAAGACTTTAAATTTAAAAAAATAAAAATGAAAAGATGAACAATATTTGATATAACTTCAATTTCACTATTATTAGCTTTATATTTTTCAATAGGTTTTGTAACAGGATTAATACCACCAATGCCTTTTTATATTACATTGACATTTAAGTATATACCACTTTTTTTTGGAGCTTTTATCTTGTCAATATCTGCTTCAATTACTTTATGTTTCTTAGCAGCAACTTTATCAATACTTTTACCAGGAGCATATTTACAGTTTTGACAATTTTTCTTTGATTATTGATTACCAACTCTATTAATTTTTACAGCTGGTTTTTTCACACCAAATGTAAAAACAAATAAAATGATTACTAAAATTGGAGTATGATTTGCCTTTATTTCTATACCAATTATATTTTTATATTTCTCAAGAGTTACTTCGGGAGTTGTATACTGATTAAATCCAAATAAAATTGAAGTAATAAATAAGGAATTCAATTGAGCAAATAATATCGGTTACTCATTTATTTATAATTCCATAAATACAATTTTTGATTATATACTTTTAATAATTTGCATTCCCTCAATATGTGAGTCACTTTGAACTGTAAAGGATAGATTCTTTTATAATAGAAACTTAACTCAAGAAGAATATACTGAGTAG
- the tsf gene encoding translation elongation factor Ts, which translates to MAVTPQLIKELREMTSAGMMDCKKALEATNGNIEEAVVWLRENGLAKAAKKADRVAAEGVSFAKTDGKRAIIFEVNSETDFVSKNDKFMALIENISNALLKSKATNLQEALNVKLASGQNISEACVEATATIGEKIELRRIAAVEGKNLAIYNHANKRISVLLNFDGNISSEDAYNVCMHVAAMSPKYLSQTDVPQEFKDQEMHIIKETTDLTGKPENVAENILKGKLNKKIAEITLLDQGFVMDEKQTVGNFVKSKGATLKQMFRFEVGEGIEKVTTDFAAEVAAQLAGN; encoded by the coding sequence ATGGCAGTTACACCACAATTAATTAAAGAATTAAGAGAAATGACTTCTGCTGGAATGATGGACTGTAAAAAAGCTTTAGAAGCTACAAACGGTAACATTGAAGAAGCAGTAGTTTGATTAAGAGAAAATGGTTTAGCAAAAGCAGCTAAAAAAGCTGATAGAGTAGCAGCTGAAGGAGTTTCATTTGCAAAAACTGATGGTAAAAGAGCAATTATTTTTGAAGTAAACTCAGAAACTGATTTTGTTTCTAAAAATGATAAGTTTATGGCATTAATTGAAAATATTAGTAATGCTTTATTAAAATCAAAAGCTACAAATTTACAAGAAGCTTTAAATGTTAAATTGGCATCAGGGCAAAATATTAGTGAAGCTTGTGTTGAAGCAACAGCAACAATTGGTGAGAAAATTGAATTAAGAAGAATTGCTGCAGTTGAAGGAAAAAATTTAGCAATATATAATCATGCAAATAAAAGAATATCTGTATTACTAAATTTTGATGGAAACATTTCAAGTGAAGATGCATATAATGTTTGTATGCATGTTGCAGCTATGTCTCCAAAATATTTATCACAAACTGATGTGCCTCAGGAATTTAAAGATCAAGAAATGCACATTATTAAGGAAACTACTGATTTAACTGGTAAACCTGAAAATGTTGCTGAAAATATTTTAAAAGGAAAACTAAATAAAAAGATTGCTGAAATAACTTTATTGGATCAAGGTTTTGTAATGGATGAAAAACAAACAGTAGGAAACTTTGTAAAATCAAAAGGCGCAACTTTAAAACAAATGTTTAGATTTGAAGTTGGAGAAGGAATTGAAAAAGTAACAACAGATTTTGCAGCTGAAGTTGCAGCACAGTTGGCAGGTAATTAA
- the rpsB gene encoding 30S ribosomal protein S2 produces the protein MAKDLTREQLWDAGAQFGHQTKRWNPKMKPYIYGAKNKNHIIDLQQTIWRLEDVKRYVTLIGQKKEKIIFVGTKRSAKNAVKEAALRSGNFFVNSRWLGGTLTNMKTISLRIKTLWDIENEEKTGKINLRPKKEQILIRKEKAKLEKTLGGIKQMHKLPAAMFVVDPKTDEIAVKEARKLRIPVIAICDTNVDPDMVDFVIPANDDIQESVNIIINFIVDVYADAAGIKMQPSSLKIVAQKKEEKQYGEGQRPYTPRNNDSMGERSAAPKKPVVNKEETK, from the coding sequence ATGGCAAAAGATTTAACAAGAGAACAGTTATGAGATGCTGGAGCTCAATTTGGACACCAAACTAAGCGTTGAAATCCAAAAATGAAACCATATATTTATGGAGCAAAAAATAAAAATCATATTATTGATTTACAACAAACTATTTGAAGATTAGAAGACGTTAAAAGATACGTTACTTTAATTGGACAAAAAAAAGAGAAAATAATTTTTGTTGGTACAAAAAGAAGTGCCAAAAATGCAGTAAAAGAAGCAGCACTAAGAAGTGGGAATTTCTTTGTAAACTCAAGATGATTGGGTGGAACATTAACAAATATGAAAACAATTTCATTAAGAATTAAAACTTTATGAGATATTGAAAATGAAGAAAAAACAGGAAAAATTAACTTAAGACCTAAAAAAGAGCAAATTTTAATTAGAAAAGAAAAAGCTAAATTAGAAAAAACTTTAGGTGGAATTAAGCAAATGCATAAACTACCTGCAGCGATGTTTGTAGTTGATCCTAAAACTGATGAAATTGCTGTTAAAGAAGCAAGAAAGTTAAGAATTCCAGTTATTGCTATTTGTGATACAAATGTTGATCCAGATATGGTTGATTTTGTAATTCCTGCAAATGACGATATTCAAGAATCAGTAAATATTATTATTAATTTTATAGTTGACGTTTATGCTGACGCAGCAGGTATTAAAATGCAACCAAGTAGTTTAAAAATTGTTGCTCAGAAAAAAGAAGAGAAACAATATGGAGAAGGTCAAAGACCATATACACCAAGAAATAATGATTCAATGGGTGAAAGATCAGCTGCACCTAAAAAACCTGTTGTAAATAAAGAAGAAACTAAATAG